The Piliocolobus tephrosceles isolate RC106 chromosome 2, ASM277652v3, whole genome shotgun sequence genome window below encodes:
- the LOC111545136 gene encoding peptidyl-prolyl cis-trans isomerase A, with amino-acid sequence MVNPTVFFDIAVDGEPLGRVSFELFADKVPKTAENFRALSTGEKGFGYKGSCFHRIIPGFMCQGGDFTRHNGTGGKSIYGEKFEDENFILKHTGPGILSMANAGPNTNGSQFFICTAKTEWLDGKHVVFGKVKEGMNIVEAMERFGSRNGKTSKKITIADCGQLE; translated from the coding sequence ATGGTCAACCCTACCGTGTTCTTCGACATTGCCGTCGACGGCGAGCCCTTGGGCCGCGTCTCCTTCGAGCTGTTTGCAGACAAggttccaaagacagcagaaaattttcgtgctctgagcactggagagaaaggatttggttataagggttcctgctttcacagaattattccagggtttatgtgtcagggtggtgacttcacacgccataatggcactggtggcaagtccatctatggggagaaatttgaagatgagaacttcatcctaaagcatacaggtcctggcatcttgtccatggcaaatgctggacccaacacaaatggttcccagtttttcatctgcactgccaagactgagtggttggatggcaagcatgtggtctttggcaaagtgaaagaaggcatgaatattgtggaggccatggagcgctttgggtccaggaatggcaagaccagcaagaagatcaccattgctgactgtggacaactcgaataa